A single genomic interval of Aedes aegypti strain LVP_AGWG chromosome 1, AaegL5.0 Primary Assembly, whole genome shotgun sequence harbors:
- the LOC110674309 gene encoding uncharacterized protein LOC110674309, translating to MNPENPEKEIEPEKIASEGSDPMAHEDDDNEEAEISYEEVSVESIAVVQLLQSFRVSIDVINKFLANGYDLESLRVIERQEIEELLCEPYLGDRTKVIHGLNVWRKSQNLPPVSSPLKSVQNVIQSKHHPEIMNRAMDRENYSARFLIQNSAKGKQILANYISSKILTKLQKKIITHIVVDEFKDVFGKLSHNELLSRASELNELFPSESKESWYQPTFSFVGGKKTRIGRLPKGCLYDRNCNYTIPKVSQRKSNDSENITPLCSPSEAEWVEYQQTKTWIRHHEDEWPAVMQKWALTSVIRLYEISKLEKTNVWFDFGFISDTAHSALFQKWNSFIESLKPILVADVSDKSGKTILNQLEGELSEDCRDAVYSMLLPYILPCAVLTLSDKGKWKPSYIENRNSFVYWVQSIIDLQSKVKAHHTSRSETRGMPQCPLVIVVGPDLSKLNTFIVSFGDAFYQFPTFLKALDICYKFYKTYSLPFAAECAGSWNLINHVIYEFPVESSCRAKILSISNVISSRS from the exons ATGAATCCCGAGAATCCCGAAAAAGAAATAGAGCCCGAAAAAATTGCTTCGGAGGGATCGGACCCAATGGCCCACGAAGACGATGATAACGAAGAGGCAGAAATATCGTACGAAGAAGTAAGTGTTGAAAGCATTGCTGTCGTACAACTACTGCAATCATTCCGGGTCTCGATAGACGTAATAAACAAGTTTCTTG CAAATGGATATGATTTGGAATCTCTCCGAGTTATTGAAAGACAAGAAATTGAGGAACTTCTTTGTGAACCGTATCTTGGAGATAGGACAAAAGTTATCCATGGATTGAATGTATGGCGAAAATCACAG AACCTTCCTCCCGTATCCTCTCCGCTGAAATCCGTTCAAAATGTAATTCAGAGTAAACATCATCCAGAGATTATGAATCGAGCTATGGATCGAGAAAACTATTCAGCACGATTCCTCATTCAAAACTCGGCCAAAGGAAAGCAAATCCTCGCGAACTACATCTCATCaaaaattctcacaaaattacaaaagaaaatCATAACTCATATTGTCGTAGACGAATTTAAAGATGTTTTTGGCAAACTCTCACATAATGAGCTTCTGAGTCGAGCATCCGAGCTGAACGAACTTTTTCCATCAGAATCAAAG gagTCTTGGTACCAGCCAACTTTTTCGTTTGTCGGCGGGAAAAAGACTAGAATAGGCCGTTTGCCAAAAGGTTGCCTTTATGACCGAAACTGCAATTATACTATTCCGAAAGTCTCACAGCGAAAGTCTAACGATAGTGAAAATATTACACCGTTATGTTCGCCTTCTGAAGCTGAAT GGGTTGAATACCAACAAACGAAAACATGGATCAGGCATCATGAAGACGAATGGCCAGCAGTAATGCAAAAGTGGGCATTAACGAGCGTAATTCGATTGTACGAGAtttcaaaattggaaaaaaCGAACGTGTGGTTCGATTTTGGATTTATTTCCGACACTGCGCA CTCCGCATTATTCCAAAAATGGAATTCTTTCATCGAATCGCTCAAGCCTATTCTCGTTGCcgatgtgagcgataaaagcgGCAAAACTATTCTTAATCAACTGGAAGGTGAACTAAGTGAAG ATTGCCGGGATGCGGTGTATTCAATGTTGCTGCCATACATCTTACCCTGTGCTGTACTGACCCTGTCGGACAAAGGAAAGTGGAAACCCAGTTACATTGAAAATCGTAACAGCTTTGTCTACTGGGTACAGAGCATAATCGATCTACAGTCAAAAGTTAAAGCTCACCACACTTCACGTTCTGAGACTAGAGGAATGCCACAATGTCCACTGGTGATCGTTGTTGGACCAGACCTATCAAAGTTGAACACCTTTATAGTATCCTTCGGTGACGCATTCTACCAGTTTCCTACCTTTCTGAAAGCGCTGGACATCTGCTATAAATTCTACAAAACCTACAGCCTACCATTTGCTGCGGAATGTGCCGGATCATGGAATCTCATCAATCACGTCATCTACGAGTTTCCGGTAGAATCCTCTTGTCGCGcaaaaatactttcgatcagtAATGTGATCAGTTCGAGAAGTTAA
- the LOC110681485 gene encoding uncharacterized protein LOC110681485 isoform X1, with product MFNCPSSDCHWEGISIDKYYCHVQRMHEPLNGYMCIQKCGRILTSITSLRKHTLSCKEKNKTTPERPVTKIEKPTTDVEDQSSPRENDQNKIETENQFVICTDTAQLPAINANRLSMNMTLKWLSENGLARKVAFEINNDIKQNIVGPLSSVIKDLQMTGAMTIECRQALDTMLDSYDCTSEYKCIQQLKRDGLYEDPTFFHISEEPLPLSDPRYKGDELIQGALMPVKFMLRTYLERDGVFDMIINSLKLSSDGLIRSLIDGSIWQERTASMCCRTVIPINIYFDDFTTSDTSSCHSKATSICAVYLNIPCMPAYLQGKLNNILSVGFIKSQDRKKMNNDKTLSKLIDLLVDLEVEGITVRIGDQDQKVFFVLGFVLGDNLGVNGILDYVESFRANFFCRVCKRRRTQTEVDTKEYPDVFRTITSYEHDVQLATVSETGIKSPSCFNKIPSYHVTHNFVFDIMHDIFEGVAIYDLQHMLYYFIYIKHYFNVSSFNERKNAFIYGSQHSDNIIHDIQEYHIKLKKLKCTASEMKTLITFLPLLVGPLIPEFDEVWQLACALVKIVHITLLREVPYALVKELRSLIDYHHHQYVKLFKDTLKPKHHNLVHYPTAILKGGALRSHWSMRFEAKHREPKAYCKINSNRINMCSSIAIKANFKFAYNCLNNNFVFPKFTYDKSQVYINRFKPEHHQCIDFDLYNINRESVRFLKHFVKCETLYNRGSVFITIRKETANIFKIIEIFLNNDNRILILCDKFKFVKFNEHLQSYELNTQTTTVLVDNIETCESERINLHDVDGTMYMRLCNYYNT from the exons ATGTTCAACTGTCCATCATCAGACTGTCACTGGGAGGGCATTTCGATCGATAAGTATTATTGTCACGTTCAACGAATGCACGAGCCACTGAATGGATACATGTGTATCCAAAAATGTGGCCGCATTCTAACATCGATCACAAGCCTTCGAAAACATACGTTATCttgtaaagaaaaaaataaaaccacaCCAGAGCGCCCTgttacaaaaattgaaaaacctaCTACTGATGTGGAAGATCAAAGCAGCCCCAgagaaaatgatcaaaataaaattgaaaccgAGAATCAATTCGTCATCTGTACTGATACCGCGCAACTACCAGCTATTAACGCAAACCGATTAAGTATGAATATGACATTAAAGTGGCTGAGTGAAAATGGATTGGCAAGAAAAGTGgcttttgaaataaataatgaCATCAAACAGAACATCGTTGGCCCTCTGAGCTCAGTAATCAAAGATCTACAAATGACTGGAGCCATGACTATTGAGTGTAGACAGGCTCTTGACACTATGCTTGATAGTTATGATTGTACCTCAGAGTACAAATGTATACAGCAGCTGAAACGAGATGGTTTATACGAAGACCCGACCTTTTTCCATATAAGTGAGGAACCTCTGCCATTATCCGATCCGCGCTACAAG GGAGATGAGCTAATTCAAGGTGCGCTAATGCCTGTTAAGTTTATGCTACGAACGTATTTAGAAAGAGATGGTGTATTCGACATGATTATTAACAGCTTGAAGCTATCGAGTGATGGACTGATCCGCTCGCTTATTGATGGTTCGATTTGGCAGGAGAGAACTGCAAGCATGTGTTGCAGAACCGTGATTCCCATAAATATCTATTTCGACGATTTCACTACAAGTGACACATCCTCTTGTCATTCCAAAGCAACTTCCATTTGCGCCGTTTATTTGAATATACCATGTATGCCAGCTTACCTACAAGGAAAATTGAACAATATTTTAAGCGTAGGATTCATTAAAAGCCAGGATAGGAAAAAAATGAACAACGATAAAACACTAtccaaattgatcgatttgtTGGTAGATTTAGAGGTTGAAGGCATCACAGTAAGAATAGGTGACCAGGACCAAAAGGTGTTTTTTGTTCTTGGATTTGTACTTGGTGACAACTTAGGTGTGAATGGGATTCTAGATTACGTTGAAAGCTTCAGAGCTAACTTTTTCTGCAGAGTGtgcaaaagaagaagaactcagaCGGAGGTAGACACAAAAGAATACCCGGATGTTTTTCGTACGATAACTAGTTATGAACATGATGTTCAATTGGCGACAGTCTCAGAAACAGGCATCAAATCTCCTAGTTGCTTCAACAAAATTCCATCATACCACGTCACACACAACTTTGTTTTCGATATTATGCACGATATCTTTGAAGGGGTAGCAATTTATGATCTTCAACACATGTTatactattttatttatatcaaACATTACTTTAACGTCAGTAGCTTCAACGAGAGAAAAAATGCTTTCATTTATGGAAGTCAACACTCTGATAACATTATTCATGACATCCAAGAATATcatataaaactaaaaaaattgaAGTGCACTGCCAGTGAAATGAAAACATTGATTACGTTCCTTCCTTTACTTGTAGGTCCTTTAATACCAGAATTTGATGAAGTTTGGCAACTAGCATGTGCTTTAGTAAAAATCGTACATATTACTCTGTTAAGAGAAGTGCCTTATGCTTTAGTGAAAGAATTGAGATCTTTAATTGATTATCATCATCACCAATATGTGAAATTGTTCAAAGACACTCTCAAGCCAAAGCACCACAACTTAGTGCACTATCCCACCGCAATTTTAAAAGGTGGAGCTCTTAGGTCACATTGGTCTATGAGATTTGAGGCTAAGCATCGAGAACCTAAAGCATATTGTAAAATTAACAGCAATCGTATTAATATGTGCTCTTCCATAGCCATTAAAGCTAACTTCAAATTTGCGTATAATTGCCTAAACAATAACTtcgtttttcctaaatttacatACGATAAAAGTCAGGTATATATAAACCGATTCAAACCAGAACATCATCAGTGTATTGATTTCGATTTGTACAATATTAATCGAGAATCGGtcagatttttgaaacattttgtgaaGTGTGAAACTTTGTATAACAGAGGATCGGTTTTTATTACTATTCGGAAGGAAAcagctaatattttcaaaataatagaaattttcCTTAACAATGATAATAGAATACTTATCCTATGTGacaaatttaaatttgttaaatttaacGAACATTTGCAGTCCTACGAGCTAAATACACAAACAACAACTGTTTTAGTAGACAACATTGAAACATGTGAGTCAGAGCGCAttaatttacatgatgttgatggaACTATGTATATGCGACTGTGTAACTATTACAATACgtga